The following are from one region of the Stanieria sp. NIES-3757 genome:
- a CDS encoding Alpha amylase, catalytic region, whose protein sequence is MTIKTPDWVKNAVFYQIFPDRFAIGSQTPKGHWQASSLEGWDATPTLQGYKGGNLWGVIEQLDYLKDLGIKAIYFTPIFQSASNHRYHTHDYYQIDPMLGGNVAFEALIEAAHQKDLKVILDGVFNHASRGFFFFNDILENGPYSPWLDWFKIHGWPLSAYDGSKPANYEGWLDNRALPVFNHDNPQAREYIMQVGEYWIHQGIDGWRLDVPEEIKTPGFWQEFRTRIKAINPEAYIVGEIWFNASEWLDGTQFDGVMNYMFAVPTIAFVAGDRFRRECSQFHYHPYPSISAEEYAIKIKNLLDLYPWEIQLTQLNLLDSHDTARLITSVGGDKKSVELATILLFTFPGAPSIFYGDEVGLIGAKDPDSRRGFPKQENWDLEVLNYHRKLIDLRNQYSVLRTGSYQILYAEDSVYVFARYLEQEVMIVAINNDPQVQRVNFSTPSLHSTPSHLLYGDAQISWQVVEKQNYLELTIPPRSGLIIG, encoded by the coding sequence ATGACAATTAAAACCCCCGATTGGGTCAAAAACGCCGTTTTTTACCAAATTTTTCCCGACCGTTTTGCGATAGGTTCTCAAACTCCTAAAGGACATTGGCAAGCATCTAGTTTAGAAGGATGGGATGCTACTCCAACACTTCAAGGCTACAAAGGTGGGAATTTATGGGGAGTAATCGAACAGCTTGATTATCTCAAAGATTTAGGGATTAAAGCAATTTACTTTACTCCTATTTTTCAATCTGCCTCCAATCATCGCTACCACACTCACGATTATTATCAAATCGATCCGATGTTGGGAGGTAATGTTGCTTTTGAGGCGTTAATTGAGGCTGCTCATCAAAAAGATCTTAAAGTAATCTTAGATGGAGTCTTTAACCATGCTAGCCGTGGCTTTTTCTTCTTTAATGATATTCTCGAAAACGGCCCTTATTCTCCTTGGTTAGATTGGTTTAAAATTCATGGTTGGCCCTTATCAGCTTATGATGGCAGTAAACCTGCTAACTATGAAGGATGGTTGGATAATCGTGCCTTACCCGTCTTTAACCACGATAATCCGCAAGCAAGAGAATATATTATGCAGGTAGGGGAATATTGGATCCATCAAGGAATCGATGGTTGGCGATTGGATGTCCCTGAAGAAATTAAAACTCCTGGTTTTTGGCAAGAATTTCGGACTCGGATCAAAGCAATTAATCCCGAAGCTTATATTGTTGGTGAAATTTGGTTTAATGCTAGTGAGTGGTTAGACGGAACCCAATTTGATGGCGTAATGAATTATATGTTTGCCGTTCCCACTATTGCTTTTGTTGCAGGCGATCGCTTTAGAAGGGAATGTTCTCAGTTTCATTATCATCCCTATCCAAGTATTTCTGCTGAAGAATATGCAATTAAAATCAAGAATTTACTCGATCTATATCCCTGGGAAATTCAATTAACTCAACTCAATTTATTAGATAGTCACGATACTGCTAGATTAATTACTTCTGTAGGAGGTGACAAAAAAAGTGTTGAGTTAGCCACGATTCTTCTGTTTACTTTTCCTGGTGCGCCTAGTATTTTTTATGGGGATGAAGTAGGTTTAATTGGGGCAAAAGATCCCGATAGTCGTCGTGGTTTTCCTAAACAAGAAAATTGGGATTTAGAAGTATTAAACTATCATCGTAAATTAATCGATCTTCGTAATCAATATTCTGTTTTACGCACTGGTAGTTATCAAATTTTGTATGCTGAAGATTCGGTTTATGTCTTTGCGCGTTATTTAGAGCAAGAAGTTATGATTGTTGCCATTAATAATGATCCTCAGGTACAGCGAGTTAATTTTTCAACACCTAGTTTACACTCAACTCCCAGCCATTTGCTTTATGGAGATGCTCAAATTAGCTGGCAGGTTGTAGAAAAACAAAATTATTTAGAATTAACTATTCCTCCTCGCAGTGGCTTAATTATTGGCTGA
- a CDS encoding sugar ABC transporter, ATP-binding protein, whose translation MAKVVVENVYKSYSRRQGDENFTPVATESLIASSSQVISTQTKPSSKSSHQVNVLRNINFTVDDGEFMVLVGPSGCGKSTLLRIIAGLEELTAGNIWIRESLVNDLPPKARDIAMVFQNYALYPHLKVYDNIAFGLRRTNQSSQTNWLEKSLVAVTRSLPRGLRYLSATEKEIDQQIKSVASLLQIETLLHRLPKELSGGQKQRVALGRAIARNPQVFLMDEPLSNLDAKLRADTRAQIVKLQRQLGTTTIYVTHDQTEAMTMGDRIAVMNQGKIQQIAPPLEIYDQPANRFVAEFIGSPPMNFLPVELVAPLTVKHPQFSLTLPSHWGKHLQAYRDRSLLLGVRPQHFYLSDAREQNFLATVDLVEALGNETYISVHLKEDVNCNLQIRIPPEQFVCTGKSINLSIDVNKIHLFAGDNGESILLNS comes from the coding sequence GTGGCAAAAGTTGTTGTCGAAAACGTTTATAAAAGCTACTCTCGTCGCCAAGGGGACGAAAATTTTACTCCTGTCGCGACAGAATCGCTGATTGCTTCTTCCTCCCAAGTAATTTCTACTCAAACTAAGCCTTCTAGCAAAAGTTCCCATCAAGTAAACGTGTTACGGAACATTAATTTTACTGTAGATGATGGGGAGTTTATGGTTTTGGTTGGCCCTTCTGGTTGTGGAAAAAGTACTCTTTTGAGGATTATCGCAGGTTTAGAAGAGTTAACTGCTGGCAATATTTGGATCAGGGAAAGTTTAGTTAATGATCTCCCGCCAAAAGCTAGAGATATCGCAATGGTGTTTCAAAATTATGCTCTTTATCCCCATCTTAAAGTTTATGATAATATCGCCTTTGGTTTGCGACGAACTAATCAATCATCCCAAACTAATTGGTTGGAAAAGTCTTTAGTAGCGGTAACTCGTTCTTTACCAAGAGGTTTACGTTATCTTTCAGCCACAGAAAAAGAAATCGATCAACAAATAAAATCTGTGGCAAGTTTATTACAAATAGAAACTCTACTTCATCGTTTACCAAAAGAACTATCAGGTGGACAAAAACAAAGGGTAGCTTTAGGAAGAGCGATCGCTCGTAATCCCCAAGTGTTCCTGATGGACGAACCTTTATCTAATTTAGACGCTAAATTAAGAGCAGATACCCGCGCTCAAATCGTGAAATTACAAAGACAATTAGGTACAACTACCATTTACGTTACTCACGATCAAACTGAAGCTATGACTATGGGCGATCGCATTGCGGTAATGAATCAGGGGAAAATTCAACAAATTGCCCCACCTTTAGAAATTTACGACCAACCCGCTAATCGTTTTGTTGCCGAATTTATCGGTTCACCACCGATGAATTTTCTTCCTGTAGAATTAGTTGCACCTCTAACTGTCAAACATCCGCAATTTTCGCTGACTTTACCCTCCCATTGGGGTAAACACCTCCAAGCTTATCGAGATAGATCTTTATTATTGGGGGTTCGTCCTCAACATTTTTATTTGAGTGATGCGAGGGAACAAAATTTCCTTGCTACGGTAGACTTAGTTGAAGCTTTGGGCAATGAAACCTATATTTCTGTTCATCTAAAAGAAGATGTGAACTGTAACTTACAAATTAGAATTCCTCCAGAACAATTTGTTTGTACAGGAAAATCTATCAATTTATCCATTGACGTAAATAAAATCCATCTTTTTGCAGGGGATAATGGCGAGTCAATTTTGTTAAATAGTTAA
- a CDS encoding molybdenum cofactor biosynthesis protein C: protein MQETSQNQQLTHLNKSGEAQMVDVSAKQSTRRQAVAAGRIKMSSATFAAIEAGNTPKGDVLGTAKLAGIMAAKQTANLIPLCHPLPLHQIEVKIIPDRELPGYQILATVTTKAETGVEMEALTAVSVAALTLYDMAKALEKGMVIESISLVSKTGGKSGDYLASSKPR, encoded by the coding sequence ATGCAAGAAACATCTCAAAATCAACAGCTTACTCATCTCAACAAAAGCGGAGAAGCTCAAATGGTCGACGTTTCAGCCAAACAATCGACTCGTCGCCAAGCAGTAGCAGCAGGAAGAATTAAAATGTCTTCAGCAACTTTTGCAGCGATTGAAGCAGGCAATACACCCAAGGGAGATGTTTTAGGTACAGCGAAGTTGGCAGGGATTATGGCAGCCAAACAAACAGCCAATTTAATTCCTTTATGTCATCCTCTGCCTTTACACCAGATTGAGGTAAAAATTATTCCAGACCGAGAATTACCTGGTTATCAAATTCTTGCTACGGTGACTACTAAAGCAGAAACAGGCGTTGAAATGGAAGCTTTAACTGCGGTTTCAGTAGCAGCGTTAACTCTGTATGATATGGCAAAAGCCCTAGAAAAAGGCATGGTCATCGAATCAATCAGTCTTGTAAGTAAAACTGGAGGAAAATCAGGAGACTATCTGGCAAGCTCAAAGCCTAGATAA